GCACGCCGATGTTGTTGCCGCCCGCGAAGGCCGGAGCGACGGAGCCGGCCTTGACGCCCGGCAGCGGCACGACCGCGTACTTGCCCTTGGCCTTGCCCGCCTCCACGGCCTGGTGGTTGAAGTCGCCGCCGACCGCCATGGCGGCCTTGCCCGCGGCGAAGGCGGTGATGGTGTCGTTGCCGGTCATCCCGGCGCACTTGGCGGCGGGGCAGTTGTCGTCGCCGAACAGGCCGGTGTACTGCTCGATGCCCTTGCGGGCCGCGGGGGTGTCGATCGCGGAGGCGTAGGAGCCGCCCTGGCCGGTGGCGAGGGCGCCGCCGTTGGCCCAGATGAACGGCAGGGCGCCGTAGGTGTAGGCACCGCCGACGGCGAGGCCGTACAGGTCGGGCTTCTCCGACCGGATCTTCCTGGCGGTGCGGGCCAGTTCGTCCAGGGTCTTCGGCGGCTGGAGGTTCAGTTCCCGGAAGACGTCCGTGCGGTAGTACAGGGCGCGGACGCCGACGAAGTACGGGGCTCCGTAGACCTTTCCGTCCACCGTGACCGAGGTGCGGGCGGTGGGGTCGGTGTCCTTGGCCTCCTTCCAGGCGCCGAACTCGGCGGTGATGTCGGCGAGTCCGCCGTCCTTGACGTAGCCGGCGGTGTCGGTGTTGCCGTACTCGATGACATCCGGGGCGCTCTTCGGGTCGTTGAAGGCGGCCTTGATCCGCTGGGCGCGGGTCTCCACGGGGATGTACTCGACGGTGACCTTCGTGTCCTTGTGGGCCGTGCGGAAGTCGGCGAGGACCTGTGCGACCACCTGTTCCTTCGGCTTGTTGTTGACCTCCTGGAACATCCAGAGGCGCACGGTGCCGGACTTCTCGTCCTTGCCGGAGGAGGAGTTGTCGGAGGTCTGCGGGGCGCAGGCGGTGGCGGTGACGACGGCCGCGGCGGCCAGCAGGGCCAGTCGGCCGGGGAGTCTTGCGGAGAGCTTCATGGAGCGGTTCCTCCGGTCAGTGTTGCAACATATGCAATGGCGGTTTTGCTCTGCACAACACCACGGAGGCTAGGTACTCCATGAACGCGACGACAAGAGGTCTCAACCACTCTGTGACCGCCCGACGCACCCCGTGCAACGCGGGAACGCACAAAGGCCCCCGAAGC
The sequence above is drawn from the Streptomyces sp. SAT1 genome and encodes:
- a CDS encoding extracellular solute-binding protein, with the translated sequence MKLSARLPGRLALLAAAAVVTATACAPQTSDNSSSGKDEKSGTVRLWMFQEVNNKPKEQVVAQVLADFRTAHKDTKVTVEYIPVETRAQRIKAAFNDPKSAPDVIEYGNTDTAGYVKDGGLADITAEFGAWKEAKDTDPTARTSVTVDGKVYGAPYFVGVRALYYRTDVFRELNLQPPKTLDELARTARKIRSEKPDLYGLAVGGAYTYGALPFIWANGGALATGQGGSYASAIDTPAARKGIEQYTGLFGDDNCPAAKCAGMTGNDTITAFAAGKAAMAVGGDFNHQAVEAGKAKGKYAVVPLPGVKAGSVAPAFAGGNNIGVLKSTAHRSLAVDLMERLASKKTQAQTFDAMGFLPTFTDVRREVAAKNPFVKPFVDTLAAGTEFVPASPAWAQIDSSLVLPTMFQEVVSGKKDVAAAAGDAAKKMNDAFGSVG